Proteins encoded within one genomic window of Apis mellifera strain DH4 linkage group LG1, Amel_HAv3.1, whole genome shotgun sequence:
- the LOC551580 gene encoding ubiquitin-related modifier 1, which translates to MSIENSEISVTIEFGGGAELLFNKKKRHEVNLPGVNEWTIQKLLFWITDNLLKERQELFIQGDTVRPGILVLINDIDWELLGESDYKIKSGDTILFISTLHGG; encoded by the exons atgtctaTCGAAAATAGCGAAATTTCCGTGACCATTGAATTTGG agGTGGGGCAGAAttacttttcaataaaaaaaaaaggcacgAAGTAAACTTACCTGGAGTAAACGAAT GGACCATACAAAAGCTACTTTTCTGGATAACAGATAATCTGTTAAAGGAACGACAGGAACTTTTTATACAAGGGGATACCGT gcGTCCAGGAATCTTGGTTCTTATAAATGACATCGATTGGGAATTAttg ggCGAAagcgattataaaataaaatcaggcgatactatattattcatatccaCTTTACACGGAggataa